One Engystomops pustulosus chromosome 7, aEngPut4.maternal, whole genome shotgun sequence DNA window includes the following coding sequences:
- the LOC140069984 gene encoding SLAM family member 9-like: protein MKMLLCSLLCTMIILQPGLVSGYFCRQRHVSGVEGGEVILRVPQEELLVIHWDLLPEGNLIVRTGPGGSIDDSDVMTQYRGRVRSEADGSLHIYNLSLQDRGVYGADILLSEDDECVVFNLTVCERLSPGDIRMTPTITRNGSCSLGLLCSVDKPDVMITWSNLHGGDVNVTGGVLYVPPSDVTLTYICTAHNPVSNVSKTVIPGEYCETARKDFTPRNLIRLILSGIVLLLTGGVFIHHLKTEVMEAPGGR, encoded by the exons ATGAAGATGCTGCTGTGTTCTCTGCTCTGTACTATGATTATTCTTCAGCCTG GTCTCGTCTCTGGTTATTTCTGTAGACAAAGACATGTATCTGGCGTCGAAGGAGGAGAAGTCATCCTACGTGTCCCTCAGGAGGAGCTCCTAGTAATCCACTGGGATTTGTTACCAGAGGGAAATCTTATTGTTAGAACTGGACCTGGAGGATCTATTGATGATAGTGATGTGATGACTCAGTACAGAGGAAGAGTGAGAAGCGAGGCTGATGGGTCCTTACACATCTATAACCTATCACTGCAGGACCGGGGGGTCTATGGAGCAGATATACTATTATCAGAGGATGATGAATGTGTTGTGTTTAATCTCACTGTGTGTG AGCGCCTATCCCCCGGAGACATCAGGATGACCCCCACCATCACCAGGAATGGCTCCTGCTCTCTGGGGTTGTTGTGCTCAGTGGATAAACCAGATGTGATGATAACATGGAGTAACTTACACGGCGGTGATGTCAATGTAACCGGAGGTGTcctgtatgtgccccccagtgatgtgacccTCACCTATATCTGCACTGCACATAACCCTGTCAGTAATGTCTCCAAGACTGTGATCCCCGGGGAATACTGCGAGACAG CAAGAAAAGATTTTACACCAAGGAATCTGATCCGATTGATATTATCGGGGATTGTGTTACTTCTCACCGGTGGCGTCTTCATTCATCATCTCAAGACTGAAGTCATGGAAGCTCCTGGTGGACGATGA